AGTTCTTCTCTATTCGATAATTTATCGATGATAATTTTGTCTTTTGCAATCTCATCTTTTAAATACACCTTAGTTTTTTCTAGCTTCTTAATTTCTTTTTTTAGTTCCCAATGAATTAAGAAAGAATTGGTATCAAAAAAAACCATCCAAAACACAAAAACAGAAAGCACCAATACATAGGTATTGGAGGCTATTTTAAACCATTTTTTATTTTTTAATTCCTTAAAATTCATTTTTTTACTTAAAAATAGTTTAGAAGTTAGGTCTAAAATTACACTAATTTTTCGTTTATAATACTCTTTACAATTTCAACGGCAACCGTATTGTACTTGTTATTAGGAATGATAATATCAGCGTATTCTTTAGAAGGCTCAATGAACTCTACATGCATAGGTTTAATTACGGTTTGGTATTTGGTAATTGTTTCGTCTAGGTCCC
The sequence above is drawn from the Cellulophaga sp. Hel_I_12 genome and encodes:
- a CDS encoding septum formation initiator family protein, whose translation is MNFKELKNKKWFKIASNTYVLVLSVFVFWMVFFDTNSFLIHWELKKEIKKLEKTKVYLKDEIAKDKIIIDKLSNREELEKFAREQYYLKRKNEEIYLIEYQDSLKVEQNED